In Rhineura floridana isolate rRhiFlo1 chromosome 6, rRhiFlo1.hap2, whole genome shotgun sequence, one genomic interval encodes:
- the SAMD13 gene encoding sterile alpha motif domain-containing protein 13 isoform X1 encodes MVNYYEVLGIQKTASADNIKKAYRQLALKVHPDKNPGNREAAEKKFIEISKAYEVLSDTKKRDAYDRSSKGDRIEKERCARGRGGGSHGDGSGNKGRGKKHVDTDLSFHRPHLHVTKEMDSFSLNIFDNLLDDISGTRRGLHGGRKSSSSNSSFSVSITGVSPVPGTGFTSFGSEITMGCPCASLNSGRKGKFKSVIMTSKIVNGKKVITKRIMVDGKESIEVEEHPICH; translated from the coding sequence ATGGTGAATTATTATGAGGTTTTGGGGATACAAAAAACTGCATCTGCGGATAACATTAAAAAGGCGTACCGACAGTTGGCCTTAAAAGTGCATCCGGATAAAAATCCAGGAAACAGGGAAGCAGCAGAGAAGAAATTCATAGAAATCTCTAAAGCATACGAGGTCTTGTCTGATACTAAAAAGAGGGATGCCTATGACCGATCAAGCAAAGGGGATagaattgaaaaagaaaggtgtgcgagaggaagagggggaggcagTCATGGAGATGGATCTGGAAACAAAGGACGAGGAAAAAAGCATGTTGACACTGACCTGAGTTTCCACAGACCACATCTGCATGTAACCAAGGAGATGGACTCCTTTTCACTAAATATCTTTGACAATCTGCTTGATGACATTTCTGGCACTCGACGAGGCCTCCATGGTGgaagaaaaagcagcagcagcaacagtagctTTTCTGTCTCTATCACAGGGGTATCTCCTGTTCCTGGAACCGGGTTCACTTCCTTTGGTTCTGAGATTACTATGGGCTGTCCCTGCGCTTCTCTGAACAGTGGCAGGAAAGGCAAGTTCAAGTCCGTTATAATGACCAGCAAGATTGTGAATGGCAAAAAGGTCATTACAAAGAGAATTATGGTGGATGGCAAAGAAAGCATCGAAGTTGAGGAACATCCAATCTGTCACTGA